The Apium graveolens cultivar Ventura chromosome 6, ASM990537v1, whole genome shotgun sequence genome contains a region encoding:
- the LOC141667025 gene encoding uncharacterized protein LOC141667025 isoform X1, with product MQVYLQICFLEFGLVMDLEFEKFCVIDGSPNTVLPCPRQFSRDERKKTNSIPYDTLSPKQGFSDIRFRRYRSASCKRSQSRNIVLEGNKVLKRGSVYQNSQEVTMRDLGDAGDRRKIEFPQSSVHALSLGVLESLCESDEDKSSLEHRTSAMSLNSESSTSFSKPCSSKEFSSSSCRPISKREVSLNSFLKISLESEDRKNQSAGYVERKDVEASMCSHDLTFGLPRDDSGLEKRVDAGFVTQNSSTVKRVLPCTPLQSQSNCSAPSTLTSRFSPTRKTFEPFPKSQSQRSHLGSVNERTLIKKASISRNKRSQRSLLPDFTKTLENTSDSQILKECNKPPASCSPAHLRGHLKLRNKHGMPFFEFSVKSPEDKIIAKTWKVGNALNWLYTFHTSQNNSRATKSSGWGIKESIKESSMVGQMQVSCLLRSDLKDAGALENLMVTEFVLYDIRQAIKDVTAQKDSFSSRKVAKPLTSLKANLSGGTCNLHETSDLMKNNDQPKYVSDGGHCQWEPAYLHPNHEIAAIVIQVPLEKRESLKEKRRNQKSNQSYINLRDLQGMDQRTDCLTPAKVNVVTSSGNHGLPTEDCPGPSGLLDRWKFGGGCDCGGWDMGCPLVAFDNSNRCSDDHCTINNQQPWKLYIQGGKEKSPALRMTVTNEGEYEVDFHAQLSTLQAFAICVSIVHSTEATDAVGQSRDDLLQCDSLLLDEDVKYIFETVEEEKKKAPTSFVLNPPFSPIARV from the exons ATTTGCTTTCTAGAATTTGGTTTGGTAATGGACTTGGAATTTGAGAAGTTCTGTGTAATTGACGGAAGTCCTAATACTGTTCTTCCTTGTCCGCGGCAATTCTCCAGAGATGAAAGGAAGAAGACCAACAGTATACCTTATGATACGTTGAGCCCAAAACAAGGATTTTCGGATATTAGGTTTAGGCGCTATCGTAGTGCATCCTGTAAAAGATCTCAATCTAGGAATATTGTCCTGGAAGGTAATAAAGTTCTGAAAAGAGGTTCTGTCTATCAAAATTCGCAAGAAGTAACAATGAGGGATTTAGGTGATGCTGGGGACAGGAGAAAAATTGAATTTCCACAGAGCAGTGTCCATGCCTTATCATTGGGGGTTTTAGAATCACTGTGTGAATCAGATGAAGATAAGTCATCACTAGAGCATAGAACATCAGCGATGTCTCTTAATTCGGAATCAAGTACATCATTTAGCAAGCCATGTAGCTCCAAGGAGTTTTCCAGTAGCTCCTGCAGACCTATTTCAAAAAGAGAGGTATCATTAAATAGCTTTTTAAAGATTTCCTTGGAATCTGAGGACCGAAAAAATCAGTCAGCTGGATACGTAGAGAGAAAAGATGTTGAGGCATCCATGTGCAGTCATGATTTAACTTTTGGTCTTCCAAGAGATGATAGTGGACTTGAAAAGAGAGTAGATGCTGGTTTTGTCACGCAAAATTCATCAACTGTTAAACGAGTTCTTCCCTGTACGCCTCTTCAATCGCAAAGCAACTGCTCCGCACCAAGTACTCTAACTTCCCGCTTCAGCCCCACAAGAAAGACATTTGAGCCGTTCCCCAAGTCCCAGTCACAGAGAAGTCATTTGGGATCTGTTAATGAGCGGACTCTAATTAAAAAAGCTAGCATCAGCAGAAACAAGAGATCACAAAGATCACTCCTGCCTGATTTTACAAAAACATTAGAGAATACAAGTGATTCTCAAATTCTCAAGGAGTGCAATAAGCCTCCAGCTTCTTGTTCACCAGCTCATTTACGTGGTCATCTCAAGTTGAGAAATAAACATGGGATGCCATTTTTTGAGTTCTCCGTGAAGAGTCCAGAAGACAAAATTATAGCCAAGACATGGAAAGTTGGAAATGCTTTAAATTGGTTATACACCTTCCACACCAGTCAAAACAATAGTAGAGCTACTAAATCTAGTGGTTGGGGAATAAAAGAGAGCATTAAAGAATCCTCTATGGTGGGACAGATGCAAGTATCTTGTTTATTGCGTTCGGATCTCAAAGATGCTGGAGCATTGGAAAACTTAATGGTGACGGAATTTGTGTTATATGATATTAGGCAGGCAATAAAAGATGTAACTGCTCAAAAGGACTCGTTCTCTTCACGTAAAGTTGCTAAACCTCTCACAAGTTTAAAAGCAAACTTATCTGGGGGAACATGCAATTTGCATGAGACTTCTGATCTGATGAAAAATAATGATCAACCAAAATATGTCTCTGATGGTGGTCACTGTCAGTGGGAACCAGCATATTTGCATCCAAACCATGAAATTGCGGCAATTGTTATACAAGTTCCGTTAGAGAAGAGAGAAAGCTTAAAGGAAAAAAGAAGGAATCAGAAGAGTAACCAATCATATATCAACTTGCGTGATCTTCAAGGAATGGACCAGAGAACAGACTGCTTAACCCCGGCTAAGGTAAATGTTGTAACATCTTCCGGAAATCATGGTTTGCCAACTGAGGATTGTCCTGGCCCTTCAGGACTACTAGATAGATGGAAATTTGGCGGAGGCTGTGACTGTGGAGGCTGGGATATGGGTTGCCCCCTTGTTGCATTTGACAATTCCAACCGATGTTCTGACGACCATTGTACCATAAACAACCAGCAGCCTTGGAAACTTTATATACAG GGAGGAAAAGAGAAATCACCGGCATTAAGAATGACAGTAACCAATGAGGGAGAGTATGAAGTTGATTTTCATGCACAATTAAGTACATTGCAGGCATTTGCCATATGTGTTTCTATAGTGCACAGTACAGAGGCTACTGATGCAGTTGGACAGTCCAGAGATGACTTACTACAATGTGATTCTCTGCTTTTAGATGAAGATGTGAAATATATATTTGAAACTGTTGAAGAGGAGAAAAAGAAAGCACCAACGTCTTTTGTTCTCAATCCACCTTTTTCTCCAATTGCTCGAGTATAG
- the LOC141667025 gene encoding uncharacterized protein LOC141667025 isoform X2, with product MDLEFEKFCVIDGSPNTVLPCPRQFSRDERKKTNSIPYDTLSPKQGFSDIRFRRYRSASCKRSQSRNIVLEGNKVLKRGSVYQNSQEVTMRDLGDAGDRRKIEFPQSSVHALSLGVLESLCESDEDKSSLEHRTSAMSLNSESSTSFSKPCSSKEFSSSSCRPISKREVSLNSFLKISLESEDRKNQSAGYVERKDVEASMCSHDLTFGLPRDDSGLEKRVDAGFVTQNSSTVKRVLPCTPLQSQSNCSAPSTLTSRFSPTRKTFEPFPKSQSQRSHLGSVNERTLIKKASISRNKRSQRSLLPDFTKTLENTSDSQILKECNKPPASCSPAHLRGHLKLRNKHGMPFFEFSVKSPEDKIIAKTWKVGNALNWLYTFHTSQNNSRATKSSGWGIKESIKESSMVGQMQVSCLLRSDLKDAGALENLMVTEFVLYDIRQAIKDVTAQKDSFSSRKVAKPLTSLKANLSGGTCNLHETSDLMKNNDQPKYVSDGGHCQWEPAYLHPNHEIAAIVIQVPLEKRESLKEKRRNQKSNQSYINLRDLQGMDQRTDCLTPAKVNVVTSSGNHGLPTEDCPGPSGLLDRWKFGGGCDCGGWDMGCPLVAFDNSNRCSDDHCTINNQQPWKLYIQGGKEKSPALRMTVTNEGEYEVDFHAQLSTLQAFAICVSIVHSTEATDAVGQSRDDLLQCDSLLLDEDVKYIFETVEEEKKKAPTSFVLNPPFSPIARV from the exons ATGGACTTGGAATTTGAGAAGTTCTGTGTAATTGACGGAAGTCCTAATACTGTTCTTCCTTGTCCGCGGCAATTCTCCAGAGATGAAAGGAAGAAGACCAACAGTATACCTTATGATACGTTGAGCCCAAAACAAGGATTTTCGGATATTAGGTTTAGGCGCTATCGTAGTGCATCCTGTAAAAGATCTCAATCTAGGAATATTGTCCTGGAAGGTAATAAAGTTCTGAAAAGAGGTTCTGTCTATCAAAATTCGCAAGAAGTAACAATGAGGGATTTAGGTGATGCTGGGGACAGGAGAAAAATTGAATTTCCACAGAGCAGTGTCCATGCCTTATCATTGGGGGTTTTAGAATCACTGTGTGAATCAGATGAAGATAAGTCATCACTAGAGCATAGAACATCAGCGATGTCTCTTAATTCGGAATCAAGTACATCATTTAGCAAGCCATGTAGCTCCAAGGAGTTTTCCAGTAGCTCCTGCAGACCTATTTCAAAAAGAGAGGTATCATTAAATAGCTTTTTAAAGATTTCCTTGGAATCTGAGGACCGAAAAAATCAGTCAGCTGGATACGTAGAGAGAAAAGATGTTGAGGCATCCATGTGCAGTCATGATTTAACTTTTGGTCTTCCAAGAGATGATAGTGGACTTGAAAAGAGAGTAGATGCTGGTTTTGTCACGCAAAATTCATCAACTGTTAAACGAGTTCTTCCCTGTACGCCTCTTCAATCGCAAAGCAACTGCTCCGCACCAAGTACTCTAACTTCCCGCTTCAGCCCCACAAGAAAGACATTTGAGCCGTTCCCCAAGTCCCAGTCACAGAGAAGTCATTTGGGATCTGTTAATGAGCGGACTCTAATTAAAAAAGCTAGCATCAGCAGAAACAAGAGATCACAAAGATCACTCCTGCCTGATTTTACAAAAACATTAGAGAATACAAGTGATTCTCAAATTCTCAAGGAGTGCAATAAGCCTCCAGCTTCTTGTTCACCAGCTCATTTACGTGGTCATCTCAAGTTGAGAAATAAACATGGGATGCCATTTTTTGAGTTCTCCGTGAAGAGTCCAGAAGACAAAATTATAGCCAAGACATGGAAAGTTGGAAATGCTTTAAATTGGTTATACACCTTCCACACCAGTCAAAACAATAGTAGAGCTACTAAATCTAGTGGTTGGGGAATAAAAGAGAGCATTAAAGAATCCTCTATGGTGGGACAGATGCAAGTATCTTGTTTATTGCGTTCGGATCTCAAAGATGCTGGAGCATTGGAAAACTTAATGGTGACGGAATTTGTGTTATATGATATTAGGCAGGCAATAAAAGATGTAACTGCTCAAAAGGACTCGTTCTCTTCACGTAAAGTTGCTAAACCTCTCACAAGTTTAAAAGCAAACTTATCTGGGGGAACATGCAATTTGCATGAGACTTCTGATCTGATGAAAAATAATGATCAACCAAAATATGTCTCTGATGGTGGTCACTGTCAGTGGGAACCAGCATATTTGCATCCAAACCATGAAATTGCGGCAATTGTTATACAAGTTCCGTTAGAGAAGAGAGAAAGCTTAAAGGAAAAAAGAAGGAATCAGAAGAGTAACCAATCATATATCAACTTGCGTGATCTTCAAGGAATGGACCAGAGAACAGACTGCTTAACCCCGGCTAAGGTAAATGTTGTAACATCTTCCGGAAATCATGGTTTGCCAACTGAGGATTGTCCTGGCCCTTCAGGACTACTAGATAGATGGAAATTTGGCGGAGGCTGTGACTGTGGAGGCTGGGATATGGGTTGCCCCCTTGTTGCATTTGACAATTCCAACCGATGTTCTGACGACCATTGTACCATAAACAACCAGCAGCCTTGGAAACTTTATATACAG GGAGGAAAAGAGAAATCACCGGCATTAAGAATGACAGTAACCAATGAGGGAGAGTATGAAGTTGATTTTCATGCACAATTAAGTACATTGCAGGCATTTGCCATATGTGTTTCTATAGTGCACAGTACAGAGGCTACTGATGCAGTTGGACAGTCCAGAGATGACTTACTACAATGTGATTCTCTGCTTTTAGATGAAGATGTGAAATATATATTTGAAACTGTTGAAGAGGAGAAAAAGAAAGCACCAACGTCTTTTGTTCTCAATCCACCTTTTTCTCCAATTGCTCGAGTATAG